One window from the genome of Salvelinus sp. IW2-2015 linkage group LG30, ASM291031v2, whole genome shotgun sequence encodes:
- the LOC111955325 gene encoding oocyte zinc finger protein XlCOF6.1-like, whose protein sequence is MYKLQSLNSFLSECLTAAAVEILGAIEKVVAEYQEEISRSKEEIDSLRRQLRITPEKKLYRTDSQQLSLPVSEEVPLEQQHCEQEWCPTRGPEEPGPSQIKEEQEELRTSQEEEHFQGLEGNTIEFIFSGPCVKREWDHEALSRSSIVISDQVNRPPLDPTPPLGAHCSELSTMSKTSHYCGKVFPLKADLQRHVTLARERPIECPYNATCKLKAHVPLCHGGKPCPVCGKTFKNKDHLSQHMRIHTRDRPFSCGDCGKSFYSKGLLNVHIQTHKGEKPFICGYCGKSFYQKGNLNQHLRTHTGEKPFSCGNCGKNFSRKTHLNRHILTHTGEKQHGCSVCGRRFAENADLLKHVEKVHK, encoded by the exons atgtataaattacAGTCTTTGAATTCGTTTCTTTCTGAGTGTTTAACGGCGGCGGCAGTGGAGATTTTGGGGGCAATTGAGAAAGTAGTAGCTGAGTACCAGGAGGAGATATCCCGATCTAAAGAGGAGATTGATAGTCTACGGAGACAGCTAAGGATTACACCGGAGAAAAAACTATATAGAACAG ACTCccagcagctctctctccctgtctctgaagAGGTTCCCCTTGAGCAACAacactgtgagcaggagtggtGCCCCACTCGTGGACCGGAGGAACCAGGGCCGtcacagattaaagaggaacaggaggaactgAGGACCAGCCAGGAGGAAGAGCATTTTCAAGGACTGGAGGGTAATACCATAGAGTTTATATTTAGTGGTCCCTGTGTGAAAAGGGAATGGGATCATGAGGCCTTAAGCCGCAGCTCAATTGTAATTAGTGACCAAGTAAATAGACCACCATTGGATCCCACACCACCATTGGGGGCACACTGTTCTGAACTCAGCACCATGTCTAAAACATCTCACTACTGCGGCAAAGTATTTCCACTGAAAGCTGACCTTCAGAGGCATGTGACTCTCGCCAGGGAGAGACCCATTGAATGCCCCTACAACGCCACATGTAAACTGAAGGCCCATGTCCCACTCTGTCACGGTGGGAAACCCTGCCCTGTTTGTGGCAAGACCTTTAAAAACAAAGACCATCTATCCCAGCACATGAGGATTCATACACGGGACAGgccatttagctgtggtgactgcgGAAAAAGTTTCTATAGCAAGGGGCTGCTGAACGTGCATATACAGACTCATAAAGGAGAGAAACCATTCATCTGTGGATACTGCGGGAAAAGCTTCTATCAGAAGGGGAATCTTAACCAACATTTacggactcacacaggagagaaaccatttagctgtggtaACTGTGGAAAAAACTTCAGTCGAAAAACACACCTGAACAGGCATATCCTGACTCACACAGGTGAGAAACAGCATGGCTGTTCTGTGTGTGGTAGAAGATTCGCTGAGAATGCTGACCTGCTGAAGCATGTGGAGAAAGTACACAAATAA